One stretch of Spartobacteria bacterium DNA includes these proteins:
- a CDS encoding glycosyltransferase family 39 protein, with protein sequence MKNTASTPCFAGKKAAFDRFAQRFGIWAIILVAVLLLIPGTSTIPLIDRDEPRFAEATREMSQTGEWFVPYFNGNYRFDKPILTYWVMTPGLMLSEKVSWISTEMGTRLHSMIAALLVALATYFAGRHWFSPGVGFLAGFGMITCLQIQLHGRSDVADMPMVLCVILAMTAFYEMLMNPGAGSQKRWFWLGYLALGIGFLAKGPVVWLIPLLSCIMYRWIFYRKKLPWKKLHLLYGIPIVLLIIGLWGIPALIKTHGLFWDRGMGEHVFDRGFKTMAGGGHLIFYYLMAAFVSLFPWIAYGGYSWKALRKNWSPINAWLVSWLVSTYLFFSFYHTQLPHYVMPSFAAFFMIFGQIIMLSSSECRPWCRRFYRTVICFPAVLGSLVLLFCLIYPFAYPYNALRPFFASAGCALIGLSIFGTCLHSGRRVRLVAGLLITIMSLVVFGRSFRSVSVPIKLLPSFAAMPENATYLSTGFNEPSLVFYSGERWQRFGDYPSLEKAMQSNDGPQLVAVLEKEYSLESFFQRFANEHWGKRIKLRQKDFSSDNTALPTEGYTTQLIEGINPARTSWAIVRTYTRTTP encoded by the coding sequence ATGAAAAATACTGCATCAACTCCCTGTTTTGCTGGTAAAAAGGCAGCGTTTGATCGTTTTGCCCAACGCTTCGGCATCTGGGCCATTATACTCGTTGCCGTGCTCCTGCTGATCCCCGGGACAAGTACCATTCCACTGATTGATCGCGACGAACCTCGTTTTGCCGAGGCAACGAGAGAAATGTCGCAAACCGGAGAATGGTTTGTGCCCTATTTCAACGGCAATTATCGCTTTGATAAACCCATTTTGACCTATTGGGTGATGACTCCCGGTTTAATGCTGTCCGAAAAAGTGTCATGGATATCTACGGAAATGGGCACCCGCCTTCATTCTATGATCGCAGCCTTATTGGTGGCACTGGCGACCTATTTTGCAGGTCGGCACTGGTTTTCTCCGGGCGTTGGGTTCCTTGCCGGTTTCGGGATGATAACCTGTTTGCAGATACAGCTTCACGGTCGCAGTGATGTGGCGGATATGCCCATGGTTCTGTGCGTTATTCTGGCGATGACCGCCTTTTATGAAATGCTCATGAATCCCGGAGCGGGGTCACAAAAGCGCTGGTTCTGGTTGGGCTATCTTGCATTGGGGATTGGATTTTTGGCCAAAGGGCCGGTCGTCTGGCTCATTCCCCTGCTTTCCTGTATCATGTATCGCTGGATTTTTTATCGCAAAAAACTACCCTGGAAAAAACTACATCTTCTCTACGGTATACCCATCGTACTGCTTATCATTGGATTATGGGGTATTCCGGCACTGATCAAAACCCATGGACTTTTCTGGGATCGCGGCATGGGCGAGCATGTCTTTGATCGCGGCTTCAAAACCATGGCGGGCGGTGGTCACCTCATTTTTTATTACCTCATGGCAGCCTTTGTCAGTTTGTTTCCGTGGATTGCCTATGGCGGATACAGCTGGAAAGCGTTGCGAAAAAACTGGTCACCCATCAATGCGTGGCTGGTTTCATGGCTGGTTTCGACTTACTTGTTTTTTTCCTTTTACCATACGCAGCTGCCGCATTATGTGATGCCGTCGTTTGCCGCCTTTTTTATGATATTCGGACAAATTATCATGCTGTCGTCATCGGAATGCCGACCGTGGTGTCGCCGGTTTTATCGCACCGTGATCTGTTTTCCGGCGGTATTGGGTTCCCTGGTGTTGCTATTCTGTCTGATATATCCTTTTGCGTATCCCTACAATGCCCTTCGTCCATTTTTCGCTTCGGCGGGTTGTGCCTTAATCGGATTATCCATCTTTGGAACCTGTCTCCATTCCGGCAGGCGTGTTCGTCTGGTTGCCGGTCTGCTGATTACGATCATGTCTCTGGTTGTATTTGGTCGGTCATTCAGAAGTGTGTCGGTTCCCATAAAATTACTTCCTTCCTTCGCCGCCATGCCGGAAAACGCCACCTATCTATCCACGGGATTCAACGAACCGAGTCTGGTTTTCTATTCAGGCGAACGATGGCAGCGGTTTGGCGATTACCCCTCGCTGGAAAAAGCGATGCAAAGCAATGACGGACCTCAGCTGGTCGCCGTATTGGAGAAGGAATATTCCCTTGAGTCCTTTT
- a CDS encoding potassium channel protein, with the protein MNRGFCIYVAMQRLKHISSTHITRGRLYFAIMALASVVFAGMCGYHFIEEWDWLDSLYMTVITVATVGFGETYPLSPAGRVFTILLIVGGIAMVTYAISVLIEQLFSQRMLHLVQGARMKAISKMDQHCILCGYGRMGSMVADDLDKCGLDFCIIEQDEARCKELEDEGLVFIQGDASEESVLEEAGIRKAKSLVACLDSDASNLFLTITARGMKKDLDIIARVENQRSGHKFLQAGASRVVSPLVSGATHIARMLTSPGMIHFLDLVSGASDMNIEIEETVINETDPFANKTLAESKLKQLTGKRVLAIRKQSGSFLFDPSADTLLIPDDVLITFRKQAGKV; encoded by the coding sequence ATGAACAGGGGGTTTTGTATTTATGTCGCTATGCAACGCCTAAAACATATCAGTTCAACTCATATAACCAGAGGACGTTTATATTTTGCGATAATGGCTCTGGCATCGGTTGTCTTTGCAGGGATGTGCGGGTATCATTTTATTGAAGAATGGGACTGGCTGGATTCGTTGTATATGACGGTGATTACAGTGGCTACTGTGGGTTTTGGCGAAACATATCCGTTGAGTCCTGCGGGGCGGGTGTTCACTATTTTGTTGATAGTGGGCGGTATTGCGATGGTTACGTATGCGATATCGGTTTTGATAGAACAGTTATTTTCGCAGCGTATGCTGCATTTAGTGCAAGGAGCTCGAATGAAGGCCATTTCGAAGATGGATCAGCATTGTATTTTATGTGGCTATGGGCGAATGGGATCCATGGTGGCAGATGATTTAGATAAATGTGGTCTTGATTTCTGTATTATCGAGCAGGATGAAGCCCGCTGTAAGGAACTTGAAGATGAAGGACTGGTCTTTATTCAAGGGGATGCGTCGGAAGAATCGGTGCTGGAAGAGGCTGGAATTCGCAAGGCTAAATCACTGGTCGCCTGTTTGGATTCTGATGCGTCAAATCTCTTTTTGACGATCACTGCGCGGGGTATGAAGAAAGATCTGGATATTATTGCCAGAGTGGAAAATCAGCGCAGCGGACATAAGTTTCTTCAGGCGGGTGCCAGTCGCGTGGTTTCTCCTTTGGTTTCCGGAGCCACGCATATTGCACGGATGTTAACTAGTCCGGGTATGATTCATTTCCTTGATCTGGTTTCCGGCGCGAGTGACATGAACATTGAAATTGAAGAAACGGTGATCAATGAAACAGATCCCTTTGCCAACAAAACACTGGCTGAATCCAAGCTGAAGCAGCTGACCGGAAAACGTGTTTTAGCGATTCGCAAACAAAGCGGATCATTTCTGTTTGATCCATCTGCAGATACCCTGCTGATTCCCGATGACGTGCTGATAACATTCCGCAAGCAGGCGGGCAAAGTTTGA